CATTAACTCCAAGGAGATCCGCATGGCCACCCCGATGCCCGAATCCACCAATTTACGCCTGCTCGCGCGCAATCCGATCTTCACCTCGTCCAAGACCGTATGGGGCTATGAACTCCAAACCACGGCCGAGCGCGTCTCCGGCCTTCCATCCTCGGCCGACAAGGACAGCGTCGGCGCGGCGGTCATCACCGGTGATTATGTCGGGCTGAACACCATTCTTGCCCGGAACAAAAAAATCATCATCGCCTACACCCGCGACCAAATCCTGAATTTCCTCCCCCGCGCCTTGCCGGCGCGTTCCTCGGTGATCCTGATCGGCGCCGCCCACCAGACAGACGCCACCCTGCTGCCCGCCCTGGAAGAGCTGGCCGCCGAGGGCCATCACATCGCCCTGGAATGGGACCATGCGGCCACGCCCACGTCCCCCCTCCTGGGCCTGGCCAGCCTGTGCATCGCGGACGCGGAACAATCCACCCAGGACAGTCTGTCGGCCATAATCCGGAGCGGCACCACCGGCATTGTCCGCAACGTCGCCTCCCAAAGCATTCTCGACGACGCGCACGCCCTTGGCTTCGATTTGTTTCAGGGCCGGTATTTCAAAACCGCCGAGATCATCCCCGGCAAAAAGCTCTCGGCCCATCACAACTCCCGCTTGCGGATCATGGGCCTCGTCGAGGACCGCGAACCGGATTTGGACAACCTGGCCCGGACCATTCAGTCCGATGTCAGTCTGAGCTACCGGTTGCTGACCTATCTCAACTCGCCGGCCTTTGGCTTTGCCCGCAAAATCGATTCCATCCGCCAAGCCATGGTCCTGCTGGGCTGGAACAACCTGCGCAACTGGCTGCGGGCCGTGCTCCTGGCGGACATGGCCCAGGACGGCCAGCAGACGGAAGTCCTGCACCTGGCCCTGACGCGGGGCAAATTTCTGGAACGGGTGGTTCTGCGTTATGACTACTGGGACTTCAGCCCGGATGAAATGTTTCTGCTGGGCATGTTCTCCCTGCTGGATGTCATCCTGGGCCAGCCCATGGCCGACGCCTTGGCCTTCCTGCCCCTGACCGACGCCCAGAAAAAAGCCCTCGTCGGAGACGCGCC
The sequence above is a segment of the Deltaproteobacteria bacterium genome. Coding sequences within it:
- a CDS encoding HDOD domain-containing protein, coding for MATPMPESTNLRLLARNPIFTSSKTVWGYELQTTAERVSGLPSSADKDSVGAAVITGDYVGLNTILARNKKIIIAYTRDQILNFLPRALPARSSVILIGAAHQTDATLLPALEELAAEGHHIALEWDHAATPTSPLLGLASLCIADAEQSTQDSLSAIIRSGTTGIVRNVASQSILDDAHALGFDLFQGRYFKTAEIIPGKKLSAHHNSRLRIMGLVEDREPDLDNLARTIQSDVSLSYRLLTYLNSPAFGFARKIDSIRQAMVLLGWNNLRNWLRAVLLADMAQDGQQTEVLHLALTRGKFLERVVLRYDYWDFSPDEMFLLGMFSLLDVILGQPMADALAFLPLTDAQKKALVGDAPCEYTPLVNLMRVVEDDDAQAMTRAFLELSLDPETTLTLAREAGAWASSVLDIEPLPGRA